In Porites lutea chromosome 7, jaPorLute2.1, whole genome shotgun sequence, a single window of DNA contains:
- the LOC140942901 gene encoding uncharacterized skeletal organic matrix protein 5-like has product MRLLFQAYFLAMFFVMTVKGDGASQSCPKPYDKRMVCNLMCNILQDSSANDAIKMLQTKLESLIAELNKPGIAQKPAVPASPCQEQYEKHISTKSQVYTLKFGSQKIPVYCHMGNFGCGDGGWTLAMKINGAKKTFHYSSGFWSNKNSYNLPGGKTGFDDQETKLPTYWNTSFSKICLGMKIGQQIKFIVINKKAASLHSLIADGKYRATSLGRNTWKKLIGSQASLQTNCNKEGFNAASTKSNSHAKARIGILGNNERDCGDCDSRIGFGTGGHTDDSNTCGNNAVKGGTSDNGARNIKVMGYILIQ; this is encoded by the exons ATGCGTCTGCTTTTTCAAGCTTACTTTCTCGCAATGTTTTTCGTAATGACCGTCAAAGGCGATGGAGCTTCTCAATCCTGTCCCAAGCCGTACGACAAGAGGATGGTATGCAACCTGATGTGTAACATTCTACAGGATTCAAGCGCAAACGACGCCATTAAAATGTTGCAAACGAAACTAGAAAGTCTCATTGCTGAGTTAAACAAACCAGGGATAGCACAAAAACCAG CCGTTCCCGCTTCCCCGTGCCAGGAACAGTATGAGAAACACAT TTCGACCAAAAGCCAAGTGTACACGCTGAAGTTTGGTTCGCAAAAGATTCCTGTTTACTGTCACATGGGCAACTTTGGATGCGGAGATGGAGGGTGGACGCTGGCCATGAAAATTAATGGCGCAAAG AAAACTTTTCATTACAGCTCTGGGTTTTGGAGTAACAAGAATTCCTATAACCTTCCAGGAGGTAAGACCGGGTTTGACGATCAAGAGACTAAACTGCCAACCTACTGGAACACATCCTTCTCCAAGATCTGCCTGGGTATGAAGATCGGCCAGCAGATCAAGTTCATTGTTATCAACAAGAAGGCCGCTTCTCTGCATTCCTTGATCGCAGACGGGAAGTATCGCGCCACGTCACTGGGTCGTAACACGTGGAAGAAGCTGATTGGTTCTCAGGCTTCCCTGCAAACCAATTGCAACAAGGAGGGGTTCAATGCGGCGAGCACCAAGTCCAACTCCCATGCTAAGGCAAGAATCGGTATCCTTGGAAATAACGAACGAGACTGTGGTGACTGTGATTCCAGAATTGGGTTTGGAACGGGAGGACACACTGACGATTCCAACACATGTGGGAACAACGCTGTTAAAGGAGGTACTTCCGACAATGGAGCGAGAAACATAAAAGTCATGGGATATATCTTGATACAGTAA